From a single Mus caroli chromosome X, CAROLI_EIJ_v1.1, whole genome shotgun sequence genomic region:
- the Akap4 gene encoding A-kinase anchor protein 4 isoform X2, protein MSDDIDWLHSRRGVCKVDLYSPKGQQDQDRKVICFVDVSTLNVEDKDSKGAAGSRSEGELNLETLEEKEIIVIKDTEKQDQTKTEGSVCLFKQAPSDPISVLNWLLNDLQKYALGFQHALSPSASSCKHKVGDLEGEYSKIPSENCYSVYADQVNLDYLNKGPQNLRLEMAASKNTNNNQSPSNPAAKSPSNQRSVATPEGECSMDDLSFYVNRLSSLVIQMARKEIKDKLEGGSKCLHHSMYTSGDKGKTSPRSAVSKIASEMAHEAVELTSSEMRGNGEDCRDGRKTFLYSELSNKNKCGEKQQMCPKDSKEFADSISKGLMVYANQVASDMMVSVMKTLKVHSCGKPIPACVVLKRVLLKHTKEIVSDLIDSCMKNLHNITGVLMTDSDFVSAVKRNLFNHGKQNAADIMEAMLKRLVSALLGEKKETKSQSLAYATLKAGTNDPKCKNQSLEFSAMKAEMKGKDKCKSKADPCCKSLTSAERVSEHILKESLTMWNNQKQGNQGKVTNKVCCTNKDEKRERISPSTDSLAKDLIVSALMLIQYHLTQQAKGKDPCEEECPGSSMGYMSQSAQYEKCGGGQSSKSLSMKHFETHGGPGPSTCMKENQLESQKMDMSNMVLSLIQKLLSESPFSCDELTESDNKRCCDPRSSKAAPVAKRPEEQCQDNAELDFISGMKQMNRQFIDQLVESVMKLCLIMAKYSNNGAALAELEEQAALVGSGSRCGREAAMSQNYPESPGPEVIVNNQCSTSNLQKQLQAVLQWIAASQFNVPMLYFMGDEDGQLEKLPEVSAKAAEKGYSVGDLLQEVMKFAKERQLDEAVGNMARKQLLDWLLTNL, encoded by the exons ATGTCTGACGATATTGACTGGTTACACAGCCGCAGAGGCGTGTGCAAGGTAGATCTTTACAGCCCAAAAGGACAACAAGATCAGGACCGAAAAGTG ATATGCTTTGTGGATGTGTCTACCTTGAATGTGGAAGATAAAGATTCCAAG GGTGCTGCTGGTTCCAGGTCAGAAGGCGAATTAAATCTGGAGActctggaagaaaaagagattATCGTAATCAAGGACACTGAAAAACAAGACCAGACTAAG aCGGAGGGATCTGTGTGCCTTTTCAAACAAGCTCCCTCTGATCCTATAAGTGTCCTCAACTGGCTCCTCAATGATCTCCAGAAGTATGCCTTGGGTTTCCAACATGCATTAAGTCCCTCAGCCTCTAGTTGTAAACATAAAGTGGGAGACCTAGAGGGTGAATATAGCAAAATACCATCTGAGAACTGCTACAGTGTGTACGCTGATCAAGTAAACTTGGATTATTTGAACAAAGGACCTCAAAACCTTCGCCTAGAAATGGCGGCATCCAAAAACACCAACAATAACCAAAGTCCCTCAAATCCTGCAGCCAAATCTCCTAGCAATCAGAGGTCAGTTGCCACTCCTGAGGGAGAATGTTCTATGGACGACCTTTCCTTCTATGTCAACCGATTGTCATCTCTGGTAATCCAAATGGCCCGTAAGGAAATCAAGGACAAATTGGAAGGTGGAAGCAAATGTCTCCATCATTCCATGTATACATCAGGAGATAAAGGGAAAACCAGCCCCCGGAGCGCTGTCAGCAAAATTGCTTCTGAGATGGCCCATGAAGCTGTTGAACTGACCTCATCAGAAATGCGTGGCAATGGAGAGGATTGCAGGGATGGCCGGAAAACCTTTTTGTATAGTGAACTGTCTAACAAGAACAAGTGTGGAGAAAAGCAGCAGATGTGCCCAAAAGACAGCAAAGAATTTGCAGATTCCATCAGCAAGGGGCTTATGGTTTATGCAAATCAAGTAGCATCTGACATGATGGTCTCTGTTATGAAAACTTTGAAAGTACACAGCTGTGGGAAGCCAATTCCGGCTTGTGTGGTCCTGAAGAGGGTACTATTGAAGCACACCAAGGAAATTGTATCTGATCTGATTGATTCATGCATGAAAAACTTACATAACATAACAGGAGTCCTGATGACAGACTCAGACTTCGTTTCTGCTGTCAAGAGGAATCTTTTCAATCATGGTAAACAAAATGCAGCGGACATCATGGAAGCCATGCTAAAGCGTCTGGTCAGTGCTCTTCTTGGTGAGAAGAAGGAGACTAAGTCTCAAAGTCTGGCATATGCAACCTTAAAAGCTGGAACTAATGATCCGAAATGCAAGAATCAGAGCCTTGAGTTCTCAGCTATGAAagctgaaatgaaaggaaaagataaatgcAAATCCAAAGCAGATCCATGCTGCAAATCATTGACAAGTGCTGAGAGAGTCAGCGAGCATATCCTCAAAGAGAGCCTTACTATGTGGAACAACCAGAAGCAAGGAAACCAGGGCAAGGTGACTAACAAAGTATGCTGCACCAAtaaagatgagaagagagaaaggatcaGTCCTTCCACAGATTCACTGGCCAAGGATCTAATTGTCTCTGCCCTTATGCTCATTCAATACCATCTGACCCAACAAGCCAAGGGCAAAGATCCATGTGAAGAGGAGTGCCCTGGTTCCTCCATGGGGTATATGTCCCAAAGTGCACAATACGAAAAATGTGGAGGTGGCCAAAGTTCTAAATCACTTTCAATGAAGCATTTTGAAACTCATGGAGGTCCTGGACCATCTACATGTATGAAGGAAAATCAACTGGAGTCCCAGAAGATGGATATGTCAAACATGGTTCTGTCCCTGATTCAGAAACTCCTGAGCGAGAGCCCTTTCAGTTGCGATGAACTAACTGAAAGTGACAATAAGCGTTGTTGTGATCCTAGATCAAGCAAAGCAGCTCCCGTGGCCAAGAGACCTGAAGAGCAATGCCAAGACAATGCAGAACTGGACTTCATCAGTGGGATGAAGCAAATGAACCGCCAGTTTATAGATCAGCTGGTAGAATCCGTGATGAAACTCTGCCTGATCATGGCTAAGTACAGCAACAATGGAGCAGCCCTGGCTGAGCTGGAAGAACAAGCAGCCCTGGTAGGCAGTGGCTCCAGATGTGGCCGTGAAGCTGCGATGTCACAAAATTATCCTGAAAGTCCTGGCCCTGAAGTTATTGTCAACAATCAGTGCTCTACAAGTAACTTGCAGAAGCAGCTACAGGCTGTCCTGCAATGGATTGCAGCCTCTCAGTTTAATGTGCCCATGCTCTACTTCATGGGAGATGAAGATGGACAACTAGAGAAG CTCCCTGAAGTTTCCGCTAAGGCTGCAGAGAAGGGGTACAGTGTAGGAGATCTTCTTCAGGAGGTCATGAAGTTTGCCAAAGAACGACAACTGGATGAAGCCGTGGGCAACATGGCTAGAAAGCAGCTGCTAGACTGGCTTCTCACTAACCTGTAA
- the Akap4 gene encoding A-kinase anchor protein 4 isoform X1, with protein sequence MIAYCGAKMMSDDIDWLHSRRGVCKVDLYSPKGQQDQDRKVICFVDVSTLNVEDKDSKGAAGSRSEGELNLETLEEKEIIVIKDTEKQDQTKTEGSVCLFKQAPSDPISVLNWLLNDLQKYALGFQHALSPSASSCKHKVGDLEGEYSKIPSENCYSVYADQVNLDYLNKGPQNLRLEMAASKNTNNNQSPSNPAAKSPSNQRSVATPEGECSMDDLSFYVNRLSSLVIQMARKEIKDKLEGGSKCLHHSMYTSGDKGKTSPRSAVSKIASEMAHEAVELTSSEMRGNGEDCRDGRKTFLYSELSNKNKCGEKQQMCPKDSKEFADSISKGLMVYANQVASDMMVSVMKTLKVHSCGKPIPACVVLKRVLLKHTKEIVSDLIDSCMKNLHNITGVLMTDSDFVSAVKRNLFNHGKQNAADIMEAMLKRLVSALLGEKKETKSQSLAYATLKAGTNDPKCKNQSLEFSAMKAEMKGKDKCKSKADPCCKSLTSAERVSEHILKESLTMWNNQKQGNQGKVTNKVCCTNKDEKRERISPSTDSLAKDLIVSALMLIQYHLTQQAKGKDPCEEECPGSSMGYMSQSAQYEKCGGGQSSKSLSMKHFETHGGPGPSTCMKENQLESQKMDMSNMVLSLIQKLLSESPFSCDELTESDNKRCCDPRSSKAAPVAKRPEEQCQDNAELDFISGMKQMNRQFIDQLVESVMKLCLIMAKYSNNGAALAELEEQAALVGSGSRCGREAAMSQNYPESPGPEVIVNNQCSTSNLQKQLQAVLQWIAASQFNVPMLYFMGDEDGQLEKLPEVSAKAAEKGYSVGDLLQEVMKFAKERQLDEAVGNMARKQLLDWLLTNL encoded by the exons ATGATTGCCTACTGTGGTGCTAAAATG ATGTCTGACGATATTGACTGGTTACACAGCCGCAGAGGCGTGTGCAAGGTAGATCTTTACAGCCCAAAAGGACAACAAGATCAGGACCGAAAAGTG ATATGCTTTGTGGATGTGTCTACCTTGAATGTGGAAGATAAAGATTCCAAG GGTGCTGCTGGTTCCAGGTCAGAAGGCGAATTAAATCTGGAGActctggaagaaaaagagattATCGTAATCAAGGACACTGAAAAACAAGACCAGACTAAG aCGGAGGGATCTGTGTGCCTTTTCAAACAAGCTCCCTCTGATCCTATAAGTGTCCTCAACTGGCTCCTCAATGATCTCCAGAAGTATGCCTTGGGTTTCCAACATGCATTAAGTCCCTCAGCCTCTAGTTGTAAACATAAAGTGGGAGACCTAGAGGGTGAATATAGCAAAATACCATCTGAGAACTGCTACAGTGTGTACGCTGATCAAGTAAACTTGGATTATTTGAACAAAGGACCTCAAAACCTTCGCCTAGAAATGGCGGCATCCAAAAACACCAACAATAACCAAAGTCCCTCAAATCCTGCAGCCAAATCTCCTAGCAATCAGAGGTCAGTTGCCACTCCTGAGGGAGAATGTTCTATGGACGACCTTTCCTTCTATGTCAACCGATTGTCATCTCTGGTAATCCAAATGGCCCGTAAGGAAATCAAGGACAAATTGGAAGGTGGAAGCAAATGTCTCCATCATTCCATGTATACATCAGGAGATAAAGGGAAAACCAGCCCCCGGAGCGCTGTCAGCAAAATTGCTTCTGAGATGGCCCATGAAGCTGTTGAACTGACCTCATCAGAAATGCGTGGCAATGGAGAGGATTGCAGGGATGGCCGGAAAACCTTTTTGTATAGTGAACTGTCTAACAAGAACAAGTGTGGAGAAAAGCAGCAGATGTGCCCAAAAGACAGCAAAGAATTTGCAGATTCCATCAGCAAGGGGCTTATGGTTTATGCAAATCAAGTAGCATCTGACATGATGGTCTCTGTTATGAAAACTTTGAAAGTACACAGCTGTGGGAAGCCAATTCCGGCTTGTGTGGTCCTGAAGAGGGTACTATTGAAGCACACCAAGGAAATTGTATCTGATCTGATTGATTCATGCATGAAAAACTTACATAACATAACAGGAGTCCTGATGACAGACTCAGACTTCGTTTCTGCTGTCAAGAGGAATCTTTTCAATCATGGTAAACAAAATGCAGCGGACATCATGGAAGCCATGCTAAAGCGTCTGGTCAGTGCTCTTCTTGGTGAGAAGAAGGAGACTAAGTCTCAAAGTCTGGCATATGCAACCTTAAAAGCTGGAACTAATGATCCGAAATGCAAGAATCAGAGCCTTGAGTTCTCAGCTATGAAagctgaaatgaaaggaaaagataaatgcAAATCCAAAGCAGATCCATGCTGCAAATCATTGACAAGTGCTGAGAGAGTCAGCGAGCATATCCTCAAAGAGAGCCTTACTATGTGGAACAACCAGAAGCAAGGAAACCAGGGCAAGGTGACTAACAAAGTATGCTGCACCAAtaaagatgagaagagagaaaggatcaGTCCTTCCACAGATTCACTGGCCAAGGATCTAATTGTCTCTGCCCTTATGCTCATTCAATACCATCTGACCCAACAAGCCAAGGGCAAAGATCCATGTGAAGAGGAGTGCCCTGGTTCCTCCATGGGGTATATGTCCCAAAGTGCACAATACGAAAAATGTGGAGGTGGCCAAAGTTCTAAATCACTTTCAATGAAGCATTTTGAAACTCATGGAGGTCCTGGACCATCTACATGTATGAAGGAAAATCAACTGGAGTCCCAGAAGATGGATATGTCAAACATGGTTCTGTCCCTGATTCAGAAACTCCTGAGCGAGAGCCCTTTCAGTTGCGATGAACTAACTGAAAGTGACAATAAGCGTTGTTGTGATCCTAGATCAAGCAAAGCAGCTCCCGTGGCCAAGAGACCTGAAGAGCAATGCCAAGACAATGCAGAACTGGACTTCATCAGTGGGATGAAGCAAATGAACCGCCAGTTTATAGATCAGCTGGTAGAATCCGTGATGAAACTCTGCCTGATCATGGCTAAGTACAGCAACAATGGAGCAGCCCTGGCTGAGCTGGAAGAACAAGCAGCCCTGGTAGGCAGTGGCTCCAGATGTGGCCGTGAAGCTGCGATGTCACAAAATTATCCTGAAAGTCCTGGCCCTGAAGTTATTGTCAACAATCAGTGCTCTACAAGTAACTTGCAGAAGCAGCTACAGGCTGTCCTGCAATGGATTGCAGCCTCTCAGTTTAATGTGCCCATGCTCTACTTCATGGGAGATGAAGATGGACAACTAGAGAAG CTCCCTGAAGTTTCCGCTAAGGCTGCAGAGAAGGGGTACAGTGTAGGAGATCTTCTTCAGGAGGTCATGAAGTTTGCCAAAGAACGACAACTGGATGAAGCCGTGGGCAACATGGCTAGAAAGCAGCTGCTAGACTGGCTTCTCACTAACCTGTAA